Genomic window (Pararge aegeria chromosome 22, ilParAegt1.1, whole genome shotgun sequence):
attttttgttagtgtcaacagaaatacatcatctgtgaaaattccaactgtctaactatcacagATCATGATATACAGCCTCGTGAAAGCACAGCAGAATCTAaataatagggtcccgttttgcCTTTTGGGTTTAAGAACCCTAAGAATAAGCCAAACATTTGGCTGATTTTTAGGGTTTATATAAACtagtagttttttaatattttatctaaactaGTAGAGCTTTTCTTATGACAAAGCTTGtcaggggaagtactactgccttgcttatttctattGCCAAAAAGCGTTGCTGTATTCTGGTCTGAAGACAGAGGTTGCAGGTGTAATTATAGGTACATGATGCTTGCTTGATTTTTATTGCATGCTCtccgaaatgttgctctgtttataaccTATTTCCACTTAGGAGGGccatttgttataataaaaaaacaatcttacCCACTATCTAAGTTATGGGAATTTGAgtagaattaatttttttttgattggtaCTTGCAAAACTGGATGCATTAATTCCGATGTTATTTTTGATTCTCGAAAACGAAACACTTTGTTACATGACAGCAAGCTTGCAAATTCCACACTAagaatacaaatttatttaaggcAAAAGCAGCCAGCTAGAATTTGGGCTTTGGATAATCTATTCGTGACATAAAACTGCTAAACCCCctacaattaaaaatgtatacaaagttCAAAGATAACTAAGAATTTACTAAGTgcatttaagtaaatttaaacaatcagtaaatattatatttttgggtcTTCAATACCTACAAATTTTTTGTAGTGTATTGCACACTATTGCCATCTGTACTGAAATTAAACATGAAAGTTTAAGATTAATCCATCTCATATTTGTTTTACAACAAAGTACAATAACATACATAACATACAAAATAGGGGTATAGCAATTTTTTGTCACATTGTTTTTATGGGTAGTTATCCCTAAAATGCAGTCAATGAAAAGAGATAGCTAAGTTGTGAATGTAAACACTGTTTATATAAACATCTATTTGTGTAAACCTCTATTTGTGTGAGAAAAGGACACTAACTGTCTTTTTCTCTCACACAAATAATGTcaagttgttattttaaattctgttttttttcattgaccCCAGTTTAGTGTAATCATGTTTTTCACAACCTTTGGTGGTAAATGTGCCATTAATTGCACAAACCTTTAACTAAAACTTtaactgatgaattatttcCCAGGTCTAAACCATTTAATGGAGCTGGTACATCAGTCCTGAGTCGTCGGAACAATAGTACATGCGGTTCAGGATTATGTACCATGAAGTGCAGCCAGCCAGGGCTCTGCTGGACTCCTAGGTTGCGCCATTCCGTTTCTGTCATGAGATGAGACTTTGGGACTAGTCTGGCAATGTCTGGAGGTAGGATTACATGTCtgggaaaataagaaaaatttgaTGTAAAGATGCAGCAGTTTATGAGCAAtcttcaatattcaaaattctatttaatataatttttaattgttcagTGATAAGTAAGAATAACCTGTTTATTGACCAACTTtaatattctatattatatatataattttttattatataataatactcaGATCCTACATGTAATTTTAGTGAAACAATTGGACAAAGAAGAACAATTAGCAAAAATAAACACTGCAAAGATAAATCAAGAATGGTGATACAATCTGCGCAAAAGAAAATGCAAGCAAATGGCATTTGACATACAGGTAACAAACAGTCACAATCAAGATATTTACCATACCATCAGATgtgaatgttaaaaaatatgtatatgttcttttatattttaatcctccttttttttcctaattataATCACACTGTAATAAGTTTGCATAATGTGGATGGATAAAATGGAGTACACATTATTAATCGTAATAAATGTTGGCACtgcaaaacttatattaaaaataagttcttatgttatatttcgttACAATTTCGTTATTTTCTATCATAACTATGAGCAAAAAGCGTGATGACATAtggataacaaaataatcaatatttattgaattatttattggaCTGCGGTCCGAATGATACTGAGTAACCTTAAATgaatattacattaaatttcAGTCAAAGTAATAAGTTATATATACCTGTATTCATAGATATCATCATTGTACCTTTCGGAGTACTGTATTTGGTCTACTggcattttttaaatacttagatgtacaatataaatataaaggtttGCTTCGTGTACACTAAAATTTTACATCACAATGTATTTCACCATTTCTAATGTAAATTACAGAACAATCTATGTTCGAACTGTGAATTCTTCTCCAAATTCCAGCTGTTCCCACTTCTCTTTTCGTGTTCAGTTTTACGTCAGCTGTCAAATTTTGCACGACATTTGTGTTTCCGTTTTAAATTCAAAGGATCCcaaaatctaataaaattacTGATGAAATTACTAGATAGTCCTTTTTTACATCATAAAGCTTTTCGTTAGTCGTTAATAGCGTAACTTTACAAGTAAATTAATCCGCATAAGAGTATTATTCTAATATTAGTTATAAAGTGATTCagtttctaatttaattttaagagctTTTGAACGTAAATACATTTGGAGGgaatttaatattgaaaaggTCTCATTCATTTTTCTTAGGAGTGAACGCTTCATTTGCGGGAATAGAAAAAGGTGTTTGCTTCCTCAttgatgcaatttttttatttattttaaatagagtTTACCAGAAATACCTGCAAAAGATGATGAATTAACGTAGTACGCTGATTATTTACTTCATTCATATTCCTAACTATATGAACAGAAAATGAATAGTAAGTAATATGTGATACATATACTTATAAGATCTTTAAACTGTAtgaaagagaaataaataacttagaCAATATACAGCACCAGAAGACTATTGAGGTAGTGCCACTTAGAAAAGCCATTGTTATCTTatcattttatacatttaagatatttaatacatagtttGCGCCATACCTAACTCCTCCATCGATTAAGATTACTTACATAGGCATAGACTTAtataggcattgccttgttcttcgttagggaaaacgggcataagacgTATGAAGCTGtcatttgatataatatatatggtTACGCTAATCACGCCAACGTGAATTGAAATCTTGATAAAACGCTATTATTGGTGGGGATGATTTTATTTCTcgcctatattttattttattttatctatttgttgtGAAAAATGTCCAACGACACCCGTTCGCCATTAATTTTCCATTTGGATTCAGGGAACAATTTGCGAATATAAAGCTTAAAACATGCTCAGATTTTCGAATAAAGATAAGGGCCGAGTCCTCGATGGTTTGGTCACGGATCTTTAGGTGTTGGGATGCCAGTTCTGGGCAAAATTCGTATGGTATTTGGTTTTGGAGGAGATTACGGAGTTAGGTAATGGGCGAGGCCCAACCGTGTCTCTCGGAGAGCCAGGTAGGAGACTTTCTGTTACTTACTTGGAACGGGATTCTTCAAAGGGAGAGATTTATACGCTAAGAATGATTTGTCGATTATTTTAACCAGTATCAGATTTTAGtaggttatttaattaaaattagtttcttTTTCTATTAAATATGACCAATGTCAATATGACTTCCGCCATATAAATCTAGATAGGTAGTTCAACACTGCGAAATCATTATCAATATAAGTACAGGAACACGTTTACGTAGAGGAAGGTGGGACGTCGCTGAACAACATAGCCCGACGCATTATTCAATCTATGCGACCCCTCTGCTGTAAGCAATTCAATCATACATCCCGCTTTATAGGTTCACCAggatttacacatttttaaactaTCCTGTTGAAGCCCAGTCTCGAGGTTTACCTGGGttaaaatttacttacttaGAACTGACATTGGTTCCTCCTACTTTTGTCAGAGCCTCTAAATAGATAACGTAGCACAGTAAACggacattattataatttcaaatttacaaatattttgtgcaAATGTCGATACTGACCCTTTATAAACGCAAACGTTAAAAGGGTCTGTCTATCTTTGGGATTTATCCTAGCTACTTAATCTATAAAAATGGTCACCATACAACTGGCAGAAGAGCATGTAAAAGGTTCTGGACAGTGAACGGGCTATGGTGATCAAGCATTAGGAAGATTTTCCTTGGAGCTGATTTTGTGTTTGAAcaaccattcatctttggaactTATATTATATGGCCCTCATTTGTGGAAACCACGATACTGCGATGTAggatcttgtggcgccatctagttcgctAACGCAGGGACAGCTGATGAATTTTATGTTTGgttcctataaataaataaattcctataaatttattaattaaattaaccaGGTGGCTTTTCTTTATTCTACGAAAGAAAAGTTATctattgactgcaatctgacctggtggtaataagttaagtgatgatgcagtctaagatggttacgggctaacctattaggagtatggcagttatataaaacctaaGGTCCCGAATCGATTTTTACGCGACACCGTAGCGGTACGCTAAATAGCTTGGTGAcacattttttttcgttatagTGGGAACGAGCCACGGCTAAAGACCTGTTGTAAAAAATCTGTGACGATTGAGGATAAAAATGTTGTCtctaaaagtacaaaaataacggTCACTCTATATTTGCAATATAATGGATACCTATTACCTACACATCAGTGTCGTTGGTGTTGCATCCATACATCGGAAACCCGCCTCGGTTAGTATAGTAAACTTCCGACCTACGACCCGACATGACCAGCGTGAGTTTAGAGTTTCTCCAGGACCTCATAAAGGAGGAGCATCCTGATGTTACGTTACAGGATTTTGAGGCAAGTTATATGTATACCAttaatcatcatttcaaccaattgacgtccaatggacataggtctattgtAAGGAGTTTCACAATCCACGGAGCTGGGCCACtcgcctccagcggctcccagcgattcgtttgatgtcatctgggcacctcgttgggggccgacctacgctgcgtttaccggtgcggggtcaccattccagcaccttaagaccctaacgtccatcggtttgaTCCATACCATTAATAAAGTTTATGAAAATCCAGTATTCATCATTGAAGTTGGGAATTAATAATCTATAACTTAAGTAGTAATAGAACAGGAATAAATCTATCAGCGAATAAATCATTTATAGtacagtcatcatcataatcatatcaagccattaccggcccactacagggcacgggtctcccacacatgagaagggttcaggccgtagttcGGATtgctccacatgcctttgagaacattataaagaactctcaggtttcctcacgatgttttccttcaacgctaaagctaaagatatatttatagtCCAGGGCGGCTTCAGAATTACTGAACttgcatttatattatgaatCTAAATCTGAATTAAGGAAATCGCCTCTTCGTCTCTTGTCAAGCCAATAATCAAGGAAAAACTTGGAATATTTACCTCCCATAACAATTTTTAACGATATTGTAtgatgatttagtttttttgtcaCGTACTGAGGGTATCTGGGTCGACTAATAAAATCTTAGtaattatatgaattattttGTCCCGTCCCGTCCTGTTTGTACCTTGTCAGTTTGTTTATAGCTTGGggtaaattattgttttcattataGACAAAAGTGCCTAAATTTGTTCTTTGGAAGCACGGGATAAATTTGCTTTATCCTGTGCtttcaaaaatgcttaaattgcttaaatataaTTAGATAGTGGTTAAAACTCATTTACTCGCTTTCCCAGGGTGCTCCGGGTTCTAAGCGCGGAGATAACTACACCTCAATGGTATACCGGATAAGTTTAAAAGGTACCAGAAAGCATATAGACACTGATGGCAAAGAGCTCATCGAGCCTTGGCAAGGTTCCATCATATACAAATGTCTGCCAGAAAGCATAATATGCCGACAAACCTTCAAAAGCGACGAATTGTTTTGCAACGAAGTAGCCTTCTACAACAAAATATGGCCAGCACTGGCTAGTTTTCAGAGCAAATGGGAGAAAGTTACGCATCCATTTAAATCGATACCAACATGTTACTTGGCTCGAAATGATTTGGTTGTCCTGAAAGATTTGAAGGAGTTGGGTTTCGTTATGCCGGATCGAAGGCAGGGGTTGAGCATTGAGCAATGCTATTTTGTCTTGAAGCACATATCGCATTTCCATGCACTTTCTTTGGCGATGAAGAATTTTGATCCTGAAGGTTTCTATGAGTTGCTGAATGTACATGATGGAATTTCTGAgggtaagttttattttggtacacgATAAGCTACTCGTAAAACGTTTAACTAACGAGTTTCGAATAGTGTTTGCTAATTTTTTTGAAACATGCCATTTTGCTCGTCctttttttttagaagtttTTTACTTCGTTTTCAACGTTGCCTCCTTCCGGtgatatgtaggtatatttggtGCAAAGCAGTAGCATTCTCTTTCTGTTCTAAAAAAAGGCTGGTATATAAAATTATCGACATCGATCTTATTGTTCTTCGAATGCCTCtaatcaatgaatgaatatacttttattgttcaccacacaaaaatacagaaatatagtaaattaaattttcacacAAAGTATACATTTTGTTGTCTATCAGTAAAGTGGGgcaataagttttttatacatacatttttcattgaATAAGTATTTCTCCAAGCGTCTTAACTTAACTCAAATCATTCCCAATTCTGATGGCACGACTTCTGGAAAGGACACCTTAGTTAGCTTAatttaacttcttttttttttcttccactgcgtgttagcccttgacagcaatctcacctggtgatgatgcagtctaagatggttgcgggctaacctgttagggagaatggtagtcatatccttaatgagtttctacgcgatatcgcaccggaataccaattaatcgcttagcggcacttcattgtcggtagggtggtaactagccactgctaAAGCCTCCCAGCAGgacaaaccagagaaaattcagaaattataaattcccaaattgcccctaaaGTGTATCGAACcggggcctcctacttaaattaacagcgctcgccgttgcgccagggaggtcgttaggACGCCCAACATATTAATTCCAACGAAtacattcatattattttattccaacattcatattttaattatcgtTCACAGTATTTTTTCTCACGGAGAATATCGAATACTACAAGAGCTACTACACAGAAGCAATCCGCAATGCCGTGACTATGGTGGAAGAGGAACTCCATGATACTCCAGATAAGGACAAATACTTGGAGCCCTTCAAACGGTTCTGCTCCGAAGACACCTTCTTCCAGACCATGGTGGACAGAGTGACCCCTCGAGAGCCACTGGCTGTCATCTGCCATGGGGATTGCTGGACGAATAATCTTCTTTTCAAATATGTTAATGGTGATATTGCTGAGGTTTGTTAACTTATGGTATACGAGCTGGGCATACGATGTCGTGCTCTTTTTTTGCGGTTCCCGCGGGATCCGTTACTTTTTTGGGAATAAATTCCTATACTCATATTCAGCACGTCTTTAAGCAAAATTTTGCAGAAATCGGTTAATCAGTTGTTATATGTTCAACTTAGTGAGACTCCTATCTCAAGCTATATCTGTGCtagatttcataaaaataattcttgaACGTTTCCGCCGTtgcgatttaataaataatatactacggcagctggtgttatgagtactaatgtgactgatgaataattttatgaataatatacataaatatgcagatacacacccagacactggaaaatattcatgttcaaacatcacacaaatattttccagttgtggaagcctaggactcagaaggtaaggtcgctgcccactgcgccaatcggaaatttaaataagttgGTTCAAAACGCTCTTTTTCCAATTTTAAGTTAactttatatgtttatttattttagtatttattttgaaatctaTACCAACATAGTAGCCTGCAAGCCTGAGCCCTGAGATTTATTTAAGTTCGTATTCTCAAAGGTAAAATAAAGTAcggtggagtctaccaatccggccatggccagcgtgttggattGCGGCCTAAATCCTTATCATTCTCCTGCAACAGGTTGATAACGAATCTTTCAGATGTACATCGTAGACTTTCAACTCGCGCGCTATGCATCTCCAGCTTCAGACCTGGCCTTCCTCATCTACCTGTGCATGGACAGGGATCAGCGTAAAGAACACCTGGACGGCCTTTTGAGCTATTACACAGACGAGCTTTACGCCCGCCTGACTGAGATGAGCGATGGAAATATAATGGACAAAGAAACCCTGACTGATATGTAAGTTTAATGAGGCTGGAATACAGTTACCTTACAAGcatcatgaataaaaaaatgaatacacCATTTAAAGAACGAATGAAGGAATGAATAGACTACAcaaagaatgaatgaattcacGATTGAAAGAATGAAAGattgaataatgaatgaatacgctttattgtacaccacagagaaattCACAAAAATGCAAATACATTACAGCGTTATGGTAGAAGGTAAAATTTGGAGGCCTTACTGCTGCAAAGCGATGTCTTCCAGGCAACGGAAAGCGTAATAGGAAATGCTAAAT
Coding sequences:
- the LOC120633835 gene encoding cyclin-dependent kinases regulatory subunit-like, which codes for MPVDQIQYSERYNDDIYEYRHVILPPDIARLVPKSHLMTETEWRNLGVQQSPGWLHFMVHNPEPHVLLFRRLRTDVPAPLNGLDLGNNSSVKVLVKGLCN
- the LOC120633934 gene encoding uncharacterized protein LOC120633934 — encoded protein: MTSVSLEFLQDLIKEEHPDVTLQDFEGAPGSKRGDNYTSMVYRISLKGTRKHIDTDGKELIEPWQGSIIYKCLPESIICRQTFKSDELFCNEVAFYNKIWPALASFQSKWEKVTHPFKSIPTCYLARNDLVVLKDLKELGFVMPDRRQGLSIEQCYFVLKHISHFHALSLAMKNFDPEGFYELLNVHDGISEVFFLTENIEYYKSYYTEAIRNAVTMVEEELHDTPDKDKYLEPFKRFCSEDTFFQTMVDRVTPREPLAVICHGDCWTNNLLFKYVNGDIAEMYIVDFQLARYASPASDLAFLIYLCMDRDQRKEHLDGLLSYYTDELYARLTEMSDGNIMDKETLTDMLQEEFKKSSHFGLGSALDMYPILTCDSNEAPNLYQERESEVVSPSDIMPVLTSNAKCRKKMTDLIIELVDGGLL